From the Diceros bicornis minor isolate mBicDic1 chromosome 19, mDicBic1.mat.cur, whole genome shotgun sequence genome, one window contains:
- the DNAJC5 gene encoding dnaJ homolog subfamily C member 5 produces MADQRQRSLSTSGESLYHVLGLDRNATSDDIKKSYRKLALKYHPDKNPDNPEAADKFKEINNAHAILTDATKRNIYDKYGSLGLYVAEQFGEENVNTYFVLSSWWAKALFVFCGLLTCCYCCCCLCCCFNCCCGKCKPKAPEGEETEFYVSPEDLEAQLQSDEREATDTPIVIQPASATETTQLTADSHPSYHTDGFN; encoded by the exons ATGGCAGACCAGAGACAGCGCTCACTCTCTACCTCTGGAGAATCACTGTACCATGTTCTCGGGCTGGACAGGAACGCGACCTCGGATGACATTAAGAAGTCCTACCG GAAACTTGCCTTGAAATATCACCCTGATAAGAACCCTGATAACCCGGAGGCCGCAGACAAGTTTAAGGAGATCAACAACGCCCACGCCATCCTGACGGACGCCACAAAAAGAAACATCTACGACAAGTACGGCTCGCTTGGGCTCTACGTGGCCGAGCAGTTTGGGGAGGAGAACGTAAACACCTACTTCGTGCTCTCCAGTTGGTGGGCCAAG GCCCTGTTTGTCTTCTGTGGGCTCCTCAcgtgctgctactgctgctgttGCCTGTGCTGCTGCTTCAACTGCTGCTGTGGGAAGTGCAAGCCCAAGGCGCCCGAGGGCGAGGAGACCGAGTTTTACGTGTCCCCCGAGGACCTGGAGGCGCAGCTGCAGTCTGATGAGAGAG AGGCCACAGACACGCCGATCGTCATACAGCCAGCATCTGCCACAGAGACCACCCAGCTCACGGCTGACTCCCACCCCAGCTACCACACTGATGGGTTCAATTAA